Proteins from a genomic interval of Clostridia bacterium:
- a CDS encoding AAA family ATPase has protein sequence MIAYKFEAGQSIQLTTNSMFYKNVYESTLLSASNNTLEISTPYYKGLHVPLNVGFILNLKISTYQGICEFTTEVIDRNIGRHSLVVKLPSAFNSERTDSIENRRISGENFCRFITITSGKGGVGKTSFIINYAITLARKGKKVVVLDADLGMANVDVLMKVNSRYNIIDVIDGSKSIQEVIIEAPGGIKLVPGGSGIQDLANLTPPQFYRITAGFSFLEQNFDYVLIDTGAGLSKNVTNFIYAADETVILTTPEPHAITDAYSIIKVILDKSRDIHLKLIINKCETSQEGEAVLSRITSVVRNFLNYNIVPCGYIPESKYVSRSIKEQVPLCISYPTCDIARSLETIVNSEIGSSLRDTPASTVTGFVNKFKSFFGKSS, from the coding sequence ATGATAGCATATAAATTTGAAGCCGGTCAGTCTATTCAGCTTACAACCAATTCCATGTTTTATAAGAATGTATATGAAAGCACCCTATTATCCGCAAGCAATAATACTCTGGAAATCAGCACCCCATATTACAAGGGTCTCCACGTCCCCCTGAATGTAGGTTTTATTCTCAACCTGAAAATCAGTACATATCAAGGAATATGTGAGTTTACTACAGAGGTTATTGACCGTAACATAGGCAGACATTCGCTTGTGGTAAAGCTGCCTTCTGCTTTCAATAGCGAACGTACAGATAGTATAGAAAACAGGAGAATATCGGGGGAAAACTTTTGCAGGTTCATTACTATCACCAGCGGCAAAGGCGGTGTCGGGAAAACAAGCTTTATAATAAATTATGCCATAACACTGGCCAGGAAAGGAAAAAAAGTAGTTGTCCTGGATGCCGATCTTGGAATGGCTAATGTAGATGTACTTATGAAGGTGAACTCCAGGTACAATATAATTGATGTCATAGACGGCTCTAAAAGCATCCAGGAAGTAATCATAGAAGCGCCCGGAGGAATAAAGCTGGTTCCCGGCGGCAGTGGTATTCAGGATCTTGCAAACTTAACGCCGCCGCAATTTTATAGAATCACTGCAGGCTTTAGCTTTCTCGAGCAAAATTTTGATTATGTTCTTATTGATACAGGGGCAGGCCTTTCAAAAAACGTCACAAACTTCATATATGCGGCTGACGAAACAGTAATACTCACAACACCGGAGCCCCATGCAATTACAGATGCATATTCCATAATCAAGGTCATTCTCGATAAAAGCAGGGACATACATTTAAAGCTGATAATAAACAAATGTGAAACCTCACAGGAAGGTGAGGCCGTTTTAAGCAGAATAACAAGTGTAGTGCGCAATTTTCTCAACTATAATATAGTCCCATGTGGTTATATTCCTGAAAGCAAATATGTTAGCAGATCAATAAAGGAGCAGGTTCCTTTATGTATTTCATATCCTACTTGCGATATAGCACGTAGTCTTGAAACAATCGTAAATTCCGAAATAGGAAGCTCATTGAGGGATACACCTGCAAGTACTGTCACAGGTTTTGTAAATAAATTTAAGAGCTTTTTTGGAAAAAGCAGTTAG
- a CDS encoding RnfABCDGE type electron transport complex subunit D, with amino-acid sequence MKTFPLVRAKWSNEHVMAALFVVLILYLSPLWIDSPKNILSFLAVLLFSLVLDAVINIVRYKKPTCAVSAAVSAAVLQILAPEVPLLGQLFGAAAALLIGKHIWGGTGRNPINPAITGLLLMSLLFDIGIASFKPSYILIPAILLSLPFVRFRPFAAISFMAGMATALLFNQELSISAIISYGIFFWGCVVITDPVTTTMRPLLGAISGLAAGFLPVYFFGTTTALAAGILGVNIVSYALDKFDKTSNDSLYIPFNINKYISFSENKGHIQDLVREEDPCQDNVVSDSKDTILKRIEANEVFGFGGAAFPVYKKIRTVMDSDAPEKHLIINGVECDPGLIHDKWLLRQYPEEICKGIELVCKCESFASVTLAVKDAKGLLMPEDLKIHRVPGYYPVGAEGLLIKTVLDKTIPHNEIPAKSGILVLNVQTLFYIYEAVCKNKKADSRFLTLADIRNMSRQIVKVRLGTKIRDVAASVYPGSGHAFCGGGLMQSKSVCDEDIVDKSVNFIAVGNFPNYKESVLCSKCGFCVERCPAGLKVNEIAHLVDAGRFKEAKSLHAEKCMGCGSCSFVCLAGKNLSARMKTAKEYIHLNPVTKGQ; translated from the coding sequence ATGAAAACATTTCCGCTTGTAAGAGCAAAATGGTCGAACGAGCATGTTATGGCCGCTCTTTTTGTGGTTTTGATCTTATATTTGTCACCATTATGGATTGATTCACCAAAGAATATTCTAAGCTTCCTGGCAGTCTTACTGTTTAGCTTGGTACTGGATGCGGTTATTAATATTGTACGCTATAAAAAACCAACATGTGCAGTTTCGGCTGCTGTTTCAGCAGCCGTTCTGCAGATTCTGGCACCGGAAGTTCCCCTTTTGGGGCAACTTTTCGGTGCGGCCGCTGCTCTCCTGATAGGAAAGCATATTTGGGGCGGAACCGGTAGAAACCCTATAAATCCCGCAATAACAGGCTTATTACTAATGAGCCTTCTATTTGATATAGGTATTGCTTCCTTTAAGCCCTCATATATTCTAATACCTGCAATACTGCTTTCATTGCCCTTTGTAAGGTTCAGACCATTTGCCGCAATAAGCTTTATGGCAGGCATGGCTACAGCTTTGCTTTTTAATCAGGAGTTAAGCATATCTGCAATTATCTCCTATGGTATATTCTTTTGGGGCTGTGTGGTAATAACAGATCCGGTTACTACTACAATGCGTCCTTTACTAGGAGCTATATCGGGTCTCGCAGCAGGATTCCTGCCTGTATACTTTTTTGGTACTACTACTGCATTAGCTGCAGGTATTCTCGGGGTAAATATTGTGTCATATGCCCTGGATAAGTTTGATAAAACCTCTAATGATTCTTTATATATACCTTTTAATATAAACAAATACATATCCTTCTCTGAAAATAAAGGACATATTCAGGATTTGGTCCGGGAGGAAGATCCTTGCCAGGATAATGTCGTCTCCGATTCGAAGGACACTATTCTTAAGCGCATCGAAGCTAATGAAGTCTTTGGTTTTGGGGGGGCAGCCTTCCCTGTATACAAGAAAATCAGGACTGTCATGGACTCAGATGCTCCTGAAAAGCACCTTATTATAAATGGCGTTGAATGTGACCCTGGATTAATACATGATAAATGGCTGTTAAGACAGTATCCGGAAGAAATATGTAAGGGTATAGAACTTGTCTGTAAATGTGAAAGCTTTGCATCTGTTACGCTTGCCGTAAAAGATGCAAAGGGCTTGCTTATGCCTGAGGATCTGAAGATACATAGGGTACCCGGTTACTATCCTGTGGGAGCAGAAGGACTTTTAATAAAAACAGTATTGGATAAAACCATACCCCATAATGAAATTCCTGCCAAATCAGGTATTCTTGTTCTCAATGTACAAACCTTGTTTTACATTTATGAAGCGGTATGCAAAAACAAGAAAGCGGATTCACGCTTTCTTACTCTTGCAGATATCAGGAATATGTCCCGGCAGATAGTGAAAGTAAGACTTGGAACAAAAATCCGCGATGTAGCCGCTTCTGTATACCCCGGTAGCGGACATGCCTTCTGTGGTGGAGGCCTGATGCAGTCAAAAAGTGTTTGTGATGAAGATATAGTTGATAAATCCGTCAATTTTATAGCAGTAGGCAACTTCCCAAACTATAAGGAATCCGTCTTATGCTCAAAATGCGGATTTTGTGTCGAAAGATGCCCCGCCGGCCTAAAGGTTAATGAAATCGCCCATCTGGTTGATGCCGGACGTTTTAAGGAAGCAAAATCACTTCACGCTGAAAAGTGTATGGGCTGTGGCAGTTGCAGTTTTGTATGTCTGGCAGGAAAAAACCTGTCTGCGCGCATGAAAACTGCAAAGGAGTATATCCATTTGAATCCTGTAACGAAAGGGCAGTAA
- a CDS encoding LysM peptidoglycan-binding domain-containing protein has protein sequence MNWETNNQARLVPKLGSFNYTVQPGDNLFRIARNFNTTIEILRKFNYIPTPQLIFPGRQLIIPYSPAEAIIYTVQPGDTLSDIARKFGTYVQNLVDFNYLDDPDLILVGQNLVVTASLR, from the coding sequence ATGAACTGGGAAACTAATAACCAAGCCAGACTTGTACCGAAGCTGGGATCATTTAATTATACTGTACAACCTGGAGATAATCTTTTCAGGATTGCCAGGAATTTCAATACAACTATCGAAATCCTAAGAAAATTCAATTATATTCCTACACCACAACTGATTTTTCCCGGGAGACAGCTGATAATTCCATATTCTCCTGCGGAAGCAATCATATATACAGTGCAGCCGGGAGATACCCTATCTGATATAGCAAGGAAGTTTGGAACCTATGTTCAGAATCTTGTAGATTTCAACTATCTCGATGATCCTGATCTGATTCTTGTAGGACAAAACCTGGTTGTAACAGCGTCTTTAAGGTAA
- a CDS encoding PilZ domain-containing protein: MTYFSERRKYQRCSGAVCKAMVMTDKMRWRDIELCDISAGGLKFAASSPYDAVAPINLHLTVHNMLSEFEMKLEGHIVRMEERKGGYTYSVKFDRINKYNQVQLDEVIKSKISVYTNRQPVAEDGIYTFLFLPRIRPSSFRGKLKFFK; the protein is encoded by the coding sequence ATGACTTACTTTTCCGAGAGGAGAAAGTATCAGAGGTGCAGCGGCGCTGTTTGCAAAGCGATGGTTATGACTGATAAAATGAGATGGAGGGATATAGAATTATGTGACATCTCGGCAGGTGGATTGAAATTCGCTGCAAGCAGCCCTTATGATGCTGTAGCACCGATTAACCTGCATCTTACTGTACATAATATGCTGTCTGAGTTTGAAATGAAGCTTGAAGGACATATAGTAAGGATGGAGGAGAGGAAAGGCGGATATACGTATTCTGTAAAGTTTGACCGGATCAATAAATACAATCAGGTTCAATTGGATGAAGTAATCAAATCTAAAATATCGGTTTATACCAACAGACAGCCTGTGGCGGAGGACGGAATATATACATTTCTATTTCTTCCCCGTATCAGACCCTCATCCTTCCGTGGCAAATTGAAATTTTTCAAATAG
- the spoIIE gene encoding stage II sporulation protein E gives MKTDILPYQRLVGLGAAYGKEKGKSLLNLVLTKGNVIVISLAFLLGRASIAGSIMPFGTALYASTMGTNVNRIITAVSVVFGMLTAGAREQIYVTIAGMLLFNAFNIPFKNHNRSRINFRYAVIGFVSTLLPEMVMVYLQGFLLFDLLKALFHGFIVFSLMFIFRNALPFITDTKRNGVLSNEELISLSIITALALSGLSDFQLFGFSMKNVLCVLLILSFSYKCGSGVGSAIGVTMGLIVSMSSTATPLIIGSYALCGLLAGVFRHLGKIGSCLGFVMGNTVLTLYMNGSVDVIIFLKEIVLSIFVFMLIPNKLLEKVMDLFSTELVNSPDKISYSERMKELTVEKLNKFSRSFKELSKTFSEISETKVVTEKQDISSLIDRVADKVCKDCSLCLHCWDRNFYNTYQVMFKVIEKLDNKGRVDESDIPEYFINKCERVVDFVKAINNAYEIFKVDMVWKSKIGESRELVSQQLEGLSNVVSNLAAEINMNVRFRADLEDIILSELKKAGIKASDAVVIENKWGKYEISIFHKGCGGKRDCISNIEKIVSNIAGRKMVKEEPECHQRLKNNLCTLKLVERESYRVTTGVAKVSKYDGTVSGDSYTFMNTGEGKYIVAISDGMGTGQKAATQSRATINLLEQFMESGFDKETTIKMINSILVLKSSDDSFTTIDLSIIDLHEGEIEFVKIGAVPTYIKKAEKVEAIKSFTLPVGILENVEMELVHKKIESGDFIIMMSDGVVDSFNRKEDADTNLPSFIEEIKSINSQEIADSILDKAYENCDGRPIDDMMVVVAKVWKSGNV, from the coding sequence ATGAAAACTGATATTCTACCATACCAAAGATTAGTTGGCTTAGGGGCAGCTTATGGAAAAGAAAAAGGAAAGAGTCTGTTAAATCTTGTTTTGACTAAAGGGAATGTAATAGTTATTTCTCTAGCCTTCCTTCTTGGAAGAGCGTCTATAGCAGGGAGCATAATGCCCTTTGGTACAGCTCTATATGCATCAACCATGGGTACTAATGTTAACAGGATAATAACTGCTGTTTCTGTAGTATTCGGTATGCTGACTGCCGGTGCAAGGGAGCAAATATACGTGACTATTGCAGGAATGCTCTTATTTAATGCATTTAACATACCTTTTAAAAATCATAACAGGTCCAGAATAAATTTCAGGTACGCAGTTATCGGTTTTGTAAGTACTCTGCTGCCCGAAATGGTTATGGTATACCTTCAGGGCTTTCTTTTATTTGATTTGCTAAAAGCTTTATTTCACGGCTTTATAGTATTTTCCCTAATGTTCATTTTTAGAAATGCTCTTCCATTTATAACCGATACAAAAAGAAATGGAGTGCTGTCAAATGAAGAACTGATAAGCCTGTCGATAATTACGGCACTTGCACTGTCGGGGTTGTCTGATTTCCAGCTTTTCGGTTTCAGTATGAAAAATGTATTATGCGTCCTGCTTATTCTGTCTTTCAGCTACAAATGCGGTTCAGGGGTAGGTTCTGCCATCGGTGTGACAATGGGTTTGATAGTCAGCATGTCTTCTACTGCTACACCCCTTATCATAGGATCATATGCATTATGCGGCCTCCTGGCGGGCGTTTTCAGGCATCTTGGGAAGATAGGCTCGTGCCTGGGCTTTGTTATGGGGAACACAGTACTGACCCTCTATATGAATGGATCAGTAGACGTAATCATTTTTTTGAAGGAAATTGTTTTGTCTATATTTGTTTTTATGCTAATACCAAATAAGCTATTGGAAAAGGTTATGGATTTATTTAGCACCGAGTTGGTTAATAGTCCGGACAAAATAAGCTATAGTGAAAGAATGAAGGAATTGACTGTAGAGAAGCTCAATAAATTCTCAAGATCCTTTAAGGAGCTTTCGAAAACCTTCAGTGAAATATCGGAGACGAAAGTTGTTACGGAAAAACAAGATATTTCATCTCTGATAGACAGAGTTGCGGACAAGGTATGTAAGGATTGCAGCCTCTGTTTACACTGTTGGGACAGAAATTTTTACAATACTTACCAGGTTATGTTTAAGGTCATAGAGAAGCTGGACAACAAAGGTAGAGTTGATGAAAGCGATATACCTGAATACTTTATTAATAAGTGTGAGAGGGTTGTAGACTTCGTAAAGGCAATAAATAACGCTTATGAGATATTCAAGGTCGATATGGTATGGAAGAGCAAAATAGGTGAGAGCAGAGAACTCGTATCCCAGCAGTTGGAAGGCTTATCAAACGTTGTTTCAAACCTGGCGGCGGAAATCAATATGAATGTGCGTTTCAGGGCGGATTTGGAAGACATTATACTATCCGAACTTAAGAAGGCAGGTATCAAAGCATCTGATGCAGTCGTTATAGAAAACAAATGGGGTAAATATGAAATAAGCATCTTCCATAAAGGCTGCGGTGGTAAGCGTGATTGCATAAGCAATATAGAAAAAATAGTTTCCAATATAGCCGGTAGAAAGATGGTTAAGGAAGAACCCGAATGTCATCAGAGGCTGAAAAACAATCTATGCACATTGAAGCTTGTTGAACGTGAGTCGTACAGAGTGACTACGGGAGTCGCAAAAGTTTCAAAATATGACGGGACAGTATCCGGAGACAGCTATACTTTTATGAACACCGGCGAAGGGAAATACATAGTAGCTATAAGCGACGGGATGGGAACAGGACAGAAGGCTGCCACACAGAGCCGGGCCACTATAAATCTCCTGGAGCAGTTTATGGAATCGGGATTTGATAAAGAGACGACAATCAAGATGATTAACTCCATACTTGTATTGAAGTCCAGTGATGATTCTTTTACAACCATAGACTTATCAATAATAGATCTGCACGAAGGTGAGATAGAGTTTGTAAAAATAGGTGCAGTTCCGACTTACATAAAAAAAGCTGAGAAAGTGGAGGCAATAAAATCATTTACTCTGCCTGTAGGGATTCTCGAGAATGTTGAAATGGAATTGGTCCATAAAAAGATCGAAAGCGGAGATTTTATAATAATGATGAGCGACGGCGTTGTAGATTCCTTTAACCGTAAGGAAGATGCAGACACTAATCTCCCAAGCTTTATCGAGGAAATAAAAAGTATAAATTCCCAGGAAATAGCTGATTCTATTCTTGATAAGGCGTATGAAAACTGTGATGGAAGGCCTATAGACGATATGATGGTAGTAGTAGCAAAGGTTTGGAAATCGGGCAATGTATAA
- a CDS encoding MBL fold metallo-hydrolase: MRIVNGVEMLELSMDVMGKTNFIYPVLVWDCDNVLLIDAGYPGQSLHIKDAMSKAGIPLNNLTKIIITHHDMDHIGSILGIQNELGIKAEILAHKEEKPYIQGEQCPIKIAQMEARFESLPPEAKVLCKNMKSAYQKYSSHVDKTIEDNEELPVCGGINIIHTPGHTPGHISLYLKQFKILIAGDSMFAEGGTLTPAPVFTNSDNDMALKSLEKLTQFDIETVICYHGGIFKDNANKRIAELANNKE; this comes from the coding sequence ATGAGAATAGTTAATGGAGTTGAGATGCTTGAACTTTCCATGGATGTCATGGGCAAAACAAATTTTATTTATCCGGTATTAGTTTGGGATTGTGACAATGTACTACTCATAGATGCCGGATATCCTGGACAATCGCTTCACATCAAGGATGCGATGTCTAAAGCCGGTATACCTCTGAATAATCTGACCAAGATCATCATTACTCACCATGATATGGATCATATAGGAAGTATTTTGGGGATTCAGAACGAACTCGGCATAAAAGCTGAAATACTGGCACATAAAGAAGAAAAGCCGTATATACAGGGTGAGCAATGCCCTATCAAGATAGCTCAAATGGAAGCGCGATTTGAATCCCTTCCCCCTGAAGCTAAAGTACTCTGCAAGAATATGAAATCTGCATACCAGAAATATAGTTCACACGTAGACAAAACAATTGAAGATAATGAGGAGTTACCCGTCTGCGGCGGAATCAATATCATTCATACTCCCGGGCATACTCCCGGCCATATCTCCCTTTATCTTAAGCAGTTTAAAATACTTATTGCAGGTGACAGTATGTTTGCTGAAGGCGGAACACTCACCCCCGCTCCCGTATTCACCAATTCAGATAATGATATGGCTCTAAAATCATTGGAAAAGCTCACACAGTTTGATATAGAAACAGTTATCTGTTATCACGGAGGCATATTTAAAGATAATGCCAACAAGCGTATTGCAGAGTTAGCCAATAACAAGGAATAG
- a CDS encoding DUF2726 domain-containing protein yields the protein MNLKLILMIAASLTAIIAIILSVVYMLKPQRSKEHGNLLLNAKKCIMGRREHDLYITLKSVLDTDKHCLFYAVPFKNIFSTSHANPDLKLLKSFNNMTADFVVCDKLSLKPQTVILLDHSPDSVGLVISDIEIINLPHREFYTKTEIQAILRRQKVLSGIL from the coding sequence TTGAATTTGAAACTTATTCTGATGATAGCAGCTTCTCTGACTGCGATTATTGCAATAATACTATCTGTTGTATATATGCTGAAACCTCAACGCAGCAAAGAGCATGGCAATTTGTTGCTGAACGCAAAGAAATGTATAATGGGAAGACGTGAGCATGATCTTTATATTACCTTGAAATCAGTATTAGACACTGATAAGCATTGTCTCTTTTATGCAGTCCCATTTAAAAATATTTTTTCCACCTCACATGCAAATCCAGATCTAAAGCTGCTGAAATCCTTCAATAATATGACTGCTGATTTTGTGGTGTGCGACAAATTAAGCCTTAAGCCGCAAACAGTCATACTGCTGGATCATAGTCCCGATTCAGTTGGACTGGTAATATCCGATATTGAAATAATCAATTTGCCCCACCGTGAATTTTATACTAAAACAGAAATTCAGGCAATCCTGAGAAGACAAAAAGTACTGTCCGGTATTCTTTAA
- a CDS encoding PA14 domain-containing protein, which produces MKGEYYNNIDFTELKVAQVDSSVNFDWGNNAPHSAMNSDTFSVRWTGQIQPLYTENYTFHTNSDDGIRLWINGQKVIDNWTDHSLTENTGTISLTAGQKYEIKTEYYDKGGDAVIKLHWSSPSQTKQIVPKSQLYPSEIDTQAPSVPSGLTASAVSSTQINLRWNSSTDNAGIAGYKIYRNGTHIGTVTSGTSYSDGGLTANTTYVYTILAFDASGNSSAQSAPIVAATQQSSVINVALNKAASADSQEAANPAYKGNDGSTSTRWCAADGSFNHWWKADLGELYNITGSEITWELSGKVYKYKIEVSQDDRNWTLVLDRTNNTSTLQTQAEGFTANSARYVRITVTGFDSGCWASFSEFKIFGSVA; this is translated from the coding sequence CTGAAGGGCGAGTATTACAATAATATAGACTTTACTGAGCTTAAAGTTGCACAGGTAGACAGTAGTGTTAACTTTGATTGGGGTAATAATGCTCCACATTCTGCTATGAATTCAGATACTTTTTCTGTAAGATGGACGGGGCAGATACAACCGCTATATACAGAAAACTATACTTTCCATACCAATTCTGATGACGGTATCAGATTGTGGATTAATGGCCAAAAGGTAATTGACAACTGGACAGATCACAGCTTAACTGAAAATACCGGTACAATTTCTCTCACTGCTGGACAGAAATACGAAATAAAGACCGAATACTATGATAAGGGTGGAGATGCTGTAATCAAGCTGCATTGGTCTAGTCCGAGCCAGACAAAACAGATTGTGCCGAAAAGCCAGCTTTATCCGTCTGAAATAGACACTCAGGCGCCATCTGTTCCTTCAGGCTTGACTGCTTCAGCAGTATCTTCAACACAGATTAACCTGAGATGGAATTCTTCTACAGATAATGCCGGCATAGCCGGGTATAAAATTTATAGAAACGGTACTCATATAGGCACTGTTACGAGCGGAACGTCATATTCAGATGGCGGACTTACTGCAAATACTACTTATGTATACACAATACTTGCATTTGATGCTTCAGGAAACAGCTCTGCACAATCTGCACCCATAGTTGCAGCTACGCAACAATCCTCCGTAATAAATGTTGCTCTAAACAAGGCAGCCAGTGCAGATAGTCAGGAAGCAGCAAATCCTGCATATAAAGGAAATGACGGAAGTACATCTACACGCTGGTGTGCGGCAGATGGGAGCTTTAATCACTGGTGGAAAGCAGATCTTGGTGAGTTGTATAATATTACAGGCTCTGAAATTACATGGGAACTGAGTGGAAAGGTGTATAAGTATAAGATAGAAGTATCGCAGGATGATAGAAACTGGACACTGGTATTGGATAGAACAAATAACACAAGTACACTCCAAACTCAGGCAGAAGGTTTTACAGCAAACTCTGCAAGATATGTACGCATAACTGTAACCGGGTTTGATTCCGGCTGCTGGGCGAGTTTTTCGGAATTTAAGATTTTTGGGAGTGTTGCGTAA
- a CDS encoding CoA-binding protein, which translates to MTKLNKEFFSNNEVLFVGFSEKNSKYCMTIYQAYTNNGIQVYPLNTKAGGSYDVKVYKNFSELPKIPETAYILLSPENTKKAVKALAENGVKKILFHNKKIADADTLAECDKMGIKTAVACPLMIFGSGLHKIHGFFAGVR; encoded by the coding sequence ATGACAAAGCTAAACAAAGAATTCTTTTCTAACAATGAAGTTCTATTTGTAGGATTTTCGGAGAAAAACAGCAAGTATTGCATGACTATTTATCAGGCATATACGAATAACGGTATCCAGGTATATCCCCTAAATACCAAGGCAGGCGGCAGCTATGACGTAAAAGTGTATAAGAATTTCAGCGAGCTTCCAAAAATACCGGAAACCGCATATATACTACTGAGCCCGGAAAATACAAAAAAGGCAGTTAAGGCACTGGCTGAAAACGGCGTTAAGAAAATACTGTTCCATAATAAGAAAATCGCTGATGCAGATACACTCGCAGAATGCGATAAAATGGGTATAAAAACTGCTGTTGCCTGTCCTCTGATGATTTTTGGTTCAGGCTTACATAAAATTCACGGTTTCTTTGCAGGTGTGCGCTAA
- a CDS encoding anti-sigma factor domain-containing protein gives MKAVVVDVQGKYAVVLNKNGDFIKIKNGKQYRVGYEIDVPAKNPVNIYSFTRMVSIAAVIVLFLGIGLGTYAYFTPYSYINIDINPSIEITTNIFDRILSAKALNKDGDKIISRDKYRNLKIEDGIENILESAVENGYLKNVPGEDGISVKDLTNAVMFTVSSKNEKKIAAIKENLQKAAVKELEKERIQSEVIFENVSIDKHDKAADLGISPGKILLIERLQKVAPEVKAEEYKDAPVRDIMNAIKTGKQKKDKKDDSGKAKSSPGNKPGNIQDPTVETSNPDDSAVMEKGKTKNVKPEKGNKGNESSNMENKLDRNNKTDKTGNGNDKPKADKAGEAFPEKKDKKIGKQSSGINNKSESNPLNPGKGKESSGKSDKDKNYKEQGKAPNSPGEKDTTDSISDPQDELNNDGKGEAENSSGNENSNKNADKGNDGNNSDSGHKSKKN, from the coding sequence ATGAAAGCAGTTGTAGTAGATGTTCAGGGGAAATACGCGGTAGTTTTGAACAAAAACGGGGATTTTATAAAAATCAAAAATGGGAAGCAGTACAGGGTAGGCTATGAAATAGATGTTCCGGCTAAAAATCCTGTTAATATATACTCATTTACCAGGATGGTGTCTATTGCGGCTGTTATTGTTCTGTTTTTAGGCATAGGACTTGGAACATATGCTTATTTTACCCCGTATTCATATATAAATATAGATATTAACCCAAGCATCGAAATCACTACCAATATATTCGACAGGATATTAAGCGCTAAAGCATTAAATAAAGACGGGGACAAAATTATTTCCCGGGATAAATATAGAAACCTGAAGATAGAAGATGGAATTGAAAATATTTTGGAAAGTGCTGTGGAAAATGGTTATCTTAAAAATGTACCGGGTGAAGACGGCATCAGCGTAAAGGATTTGACAAACGCAGTTATGTTTACAGTATCAAGTAAGAATGAGAAGAAGATTGCTGCAATTAAAGAAAACCTTCAGAAGGCTGCGGTTAAAGAACTGGAAAAAGAGAGGATCCAATCGGAAGTAATATTTGAAAATGTTAGTATCGACAAGCATGATAAGGCTGCCGACCTGGGGATATCTCCAGGCAAGATACTCTTGATAGAGAGGCTCCAGAAAGTAGCACCGGAAGTGAAAGCAGAAGAATATAAAGATGCTCCTGTCAGAGATATTATGAATGCGATAAAGACAGGAAAACAGAAAAAAGATAAAAAAGATGATTCCGGTAAAGCAAAAAGCAGCCCGGGAAATAAACCCGGAAATATACAGGATCCCACTGTGGAAACAAGTAATCCGGATGATTCAGCAGTAATGGAAAAAGGCAAAACTAAAAATGTGAAACCAGAAAAGGGTAATAAAGGCAACGAATCTTCAAACATGGAAAATAAGCTGGATAGAAACAATAAAACAGATAAAACCGGTAATGGTAATGATAAACCTAAGGCAGACAAAGCGGGGGAAGCTTTCCCTGAAAAAAAAGATAAAAAGATAGGAAAACAAAGCAGCGGCATAAACAACAAAAGTGAGTCCAATCCGTTAAATCCCGGTAAGGGTAAGGAAAGTTCAGGAAAGTCTGATAAAGATAAAAATTATAAGGAGCAGGGTAAAGCTCCAAATTCACCTGGGGAGAAGGATACAACTGATAGTATTTCTGATCCTCAGGATGAATTGAATAATGATGGAAAAGGAGAGGCTGAAAATTCCTCGGGGAATGAAAACAGTAACAAAAATGCGGATAAGGGAAATGACGGAAATAATAGCGACTCAGGGCATAAAAGTAAAAAGAACTGA